In Garra rufa chromosome 15, GarRuf1.0, whole genome shotgun sequence, a single genomic region encodes these proteins:
- the LOC141286798 gene encoding myosin regulatory light chain 2, atrial isoform-like: MFEQSQIQEFKEAFGCIDQNRDGVINKSDLKETYAQLGKLNVSDEELESMLAEGKGPINFTVFLTLFGEKLNGTDPEETILAAFKLFDPNATGVVNKDEFRRLLINQADKFTAEEVDQAFAVAPIDVAGNIDYKSLCYIITHGDEKEDS; the protein is encoded by the exons ATGTTCGAGCAATCACAAATACAGGAGTTTAAAGAG GCATTCGGCTGCATAGATCAGAACCGAGATGGAGTTATTAACAAATCTGATCTGAAGGAAACTTATGCACAACTAG GAAAGCTAAATGTGAGTGATGAAGAGCTGGAGTCTATGTTAGCAGAAGGAAAAGGGCCCATCAACTTTACTGTCTTCCTCACTCTCTTCGGAGAAAAGCTCAATG GCACAGACCCAGAAGAAACCATCCTTGCTGCTTTTAAACTATTCGACCCAAATGCTACAGGCGTTGTCAATAAGGATGA GTTCAGGAGGCTGCTAATAAACCAAGCTGATAAATTCACAGCAGAAGAG GTCGACCAGGCTTTTGCAGTGGCTCCAATAGATGTGGCTGGGAATATTGACTATAAATCACTTTGCTACATTATCACGCATGGCGATGAAAAAGAGGACTCTTGA